Proteins co-encoded in one Polynucleobacter sp. MWH-UH19D genomic window:
- the pcnB gene encoding polynucleotide adenylyltransferase PcnB — protein sequence MITKFLKRILRRDPMVKHTQANQTGAPKRIPKKSHRIDPHLLSKNAVKVTQTLQQAGYEAFIVGGAVRDLVLGIEPKDFDVATNATPDQVQRLFRKARLIGRRFQIVHVTFFGKGHPEIIEVSTFRALLDNAGDHVAESGRILRDNVWGSQGEDAARRDFTINAMYYDPSTETVLDYHGGMADMQRKTLRMIGDPAKRYREDPVRMLRAIRFAAKTGFSLDQNTRLPIARLGKLLQDVPAARLFDEILKLLMSGYSWAAIQGLQEAGLHHGLLPLLDRILDDSENAIGANAFVKLALANTDQRIQSGKSVSAGFLFATLLWPDLLKNWKTNLAKGMANIPALQDAMDETIATQSSGMTIQRRFESDMREIWSMQPRFERRVGRYPYRLIEMPRFRAGYDFMLLRCATGEQSPALGEWWTSFIAADPVGQEALMASAKTELGNTTNSPTKRRRRRKPKPTTPIEASSS from the coding sequence ATGATTACTAAGTTTTTAAAACGCATTTTGCGGCGTGACCCCATGGTTAAGCATACGCAAGCTAATCAAACGGGAGCTCCTAAGCGGATTCCTAAAAAATCTCATCGTATCGACCCACATCTTCTCTCTAAAAACGCGGTCAAAGTTACCCAAACTTTGCAACAAGCTGGCTACGAGGCATTTATTGTCGGTGGCGCAGTACGAGATCTCGTTTTAGGGATTGAGCCAAAAGATTTTGATGTAGCAACTAACGCAACACCAGATCAAGTACAAAGACTCTTTCGCAAAGCGCGCCTCATTGGTAGACGCTTTCAAATTGTTCATGTCACCTTCTTTGGCAAAGGTCACCCAGAAATCATCGAAGTGTCTACTTTTAGAGCGCTACTCGATAACGCTGGTGATCATGTAGCAGAAAGCGGTCGTATCTTGCGAGATAACGTCTGGGGCTCGCAAGGCGAGGATGCTGCCCGCCGCGACTTTACGATCAATGCCATGTATTACGACCCATCTACCGAAACTGTCCTGGACTATCACGGTGGCATGGCAGATATGCAAAGAAAAACCTTGCGCATGATTGGCGACCCAGCTAAACGTTATCGGGAAGATCCCGTGCGGATGCTCAGAGCGATTCGTTTTGCCGCTAAAACCGGCTTTAGTCTTGATCAAAATACTCGCTTGCCGATTGCTAGATTAGGCAAGCTATTACAAGATGTGCCAGCAGCAAGGCTCTTTGATGAAATACTGAAGCTTCTCATGTCTGGCTACTCTTGGGCGGCTATTCAAGGTCTTCAGGAAGCAGGATTGCATCACGGGCTACTCCCTCTGCTAGACCGCATCCTTGATGACAGCGAAAATGCTATTGGCGCAAATGCTTTTGTGAAATTAGCGCTCGCCAATACAGATCAACGCATCCAATCTGGGAAAAGTGTATCTGCAGGATTTTTATTCGCCACCTTGCTTTGGCCAGATCTTCTGAAAAATTGGAAAACAAACCTTGCCAAAGGAATGGCTAATATTCCGGCACTACAAGATGCCATGGACGAAACCATCGCAACCCAAAGTAGCGGCATGACCATACAGCGCCGTTTTGAGAGCGACATGCGAGAAATTTGGTCGATGCAACCCCGCTTCGAAAGACGTGTAGGGCGTTACCCTTATCGCTTGATTGAAATGCCCCGTTTTAGGGCAGGCTATGACTTTATGCTCTTGCGTTGCGCAACAGGCGAGCAAAGCCCCGCACTTGGTGAATGGTGGACTAGCTTCATTGCAGCAGATCCAGTAGGGCAGGAGGCGTTAATGGCTAGCGCTAAGACCGAGCTAGGCAATACCACTAACTCGCCAACAAAAAGAAGGCGGCGCAGAAAACCAAAACCCACAACTCCAATAGAAGCATCTTCGAGCTAA
- a CDS encoding AI-2E family transporter: MAEIFTPFLTAFILAYALRPVCLWLEQHRIPRGLAAGLAVLFGLGLIFSILSLFIGLLKYEIPLIRAQIPSWISNTQTWLGPKLNDLHINFDWAALKVDAIQKITTHINENADTLMSSILDTVLLSGSSVIAGFVNGVLIIFVMFYLLIDWTHFFGLLQTIVPVRAQKTVHHLAMHTDGLLSQYLRGMLMVVSIMAAYYSAGLALIGIKGAVALGVFTALMIVIPYIGIALGLSLAIVSALLQFGPNTEALGVLVLFGLGQFIEGFFLTPRLVGERIGLHPVAVLFALLLFGKLFGFFGILLALPISAVSLVLVKYLWTVYTQSTWYQK; encoded by the coding sequence ATGGCTGAAATTTTTACCCCATTTTTGACCGCATTTATCTTGGCATACGCACTCAGACCGGTTTGCCTATGGCTTGAACAGCACCGCATCCCTCGCGGCCTCGCTGCTGGCCTAGCCGTCCTATTTGGGCTAGGTCTCATTTTTTCTATTCTTAGCCTATTTATTGGGCTGCTCAAATACGAAATTCCGCTCATTCGTGCTCAGATCCCTAGCTGGATCAGTAATACCCAAACTTGGCTTGGTCCAAAGCTAAATGACCTGCATATCAATTTTGACTGGGCCGCACTCAAAGTGGATGCTATTCAAAAAATCACAACGCATATCAATGAAAATGCAGACACCTTAATGAGCTCCATCCTCGATACCGTTCTATTGTCAGGAAGCTCAGTAATCGCAGGCTTTGTGAACGGAGTACTGATCATCTTTGTAATGTTTTACTTATTAATTGACTGGACGCACTTCTTTGGCTTGCTACAAACCATTGTTCCAGTACGGGCGCAAAAAACCGTGCACCACCTTGCCATGCACACAGATGGCCTTCTATCTCAATACTTGCGTGGAATGTTGATGGTGGTCTCCATCATGGCGGCTTACTACAGCGCTGGCCTTGCTTTAATCGGCATCAAGGGTGCTGTGGCGTTGGGCGTATTCACAGCCCTCATGATTGTCATTCCTTATATTGGCATTGCTTTAGGCCTAAGTCTTGCAATTGTTTCGGCACTTTTACAGTTTGGCCCCAATACAGAAGCACTCGGAGTGCTCGTCCTTTTTGGTCTTGGGCAATTTATTGAGGGTTTCTTCCTTACCCCGCGACTAGTGGGCGAACGTATCGGATTACACCCTGTAGCCGTGTTGTTTGCGTTGCTTTTATTTGGAAAACTGTTCGGCTTCTTCGGCATTCTCTTGGCGCTACCGATCAGCGCAGTGAGCTTGGTATTGGTTAAATACCTTTGGACTGTTTATACACAAAGCACTTGGTACCAAAAGTAA
- the folK gene encoding 2-amino-4-hydroxy-6-hydroxymethyldihydropteridine diphosphokinase yields the protein MARAFIGFGGNIGDTRQLITDAIVCLAQRSQLHILAKSCFYQSAPVEATGGDYINAVIEIETELSPYGLLHVCQAIEQEFGRERPYANAPRTLDLDILSFEGVTQNETELILPHPKIIERSFVLLPLLEIAPDFCLPNLGELKTYLPKVAHQRIEKLPCRNCNCGEKDVYSQTAH from the coding sequence ATGGCACGAGCTTTTATCGGATTTGGTGGCAATATCGGTGATACGCGTCAGCTCATTACCGACGCCATTGTTTGCTTAGCGCAACGTTCCCAACTTCACATCCTTGCTAAAAGTTGCTTCTATCAAAGCGCGCCTGTTGAAGCTACTGGTGGCGACTACATCAATGCTGTAATTGAAATCGAAACAGAACTCAGCCCCTATGGTCTACTGCATGTTTGCCAAGCAATTGAACAAGAATTTGGTAGAGAACGACCCTACGCAAACGCCCCGCGAACTCTAGATCTCGATATTTTGTCTTTTGAGGGCGTTACTCAAAATGAAACTGAGTTAATCCTGCCCCACCCCAAAATCATTGAACGGTCGTTTGTTCTACTACCTTTACTAGAGATTGCGCCTGATTTCTGTCTACCAAACTTAGGCGAGTTAAAGACCTACCTACCCAAAGTAGCTCACCAACGAATCGAAAAACTACCCTGCCGCAACTGCAATTGCGGGGAAAAAGACGTTTATAGCCAAACGGCGCATTAA
- the hda gene encoding DnaA regulatory inactivator Hda — MNTSPLPKQFALDISHTPKASLENYLPGNDRALISTLQALCNSWKQDLPEKINNPLNHRWLYWWGPEGSGRTHLLQAIANAAELAGLHSFALSPNEPITWVRLEEKILALAQNDEASIITVDDVNYLDDRLVGALFRILNSVQASKNIHIFMAGNAAPANLVLREDLRTRLGWGLVFQTRLLSDDEKIQALEQAAKDRGLVLSPEVVPWLLNRFYRDMPNLMALIDALDAYSLETKRAVTLPLVRELLQPK; from the coding sequence ATGAATACGTCTCCACTGCCAAAGCAGTTTGCTTTAGATATCAGCCACACTCCAAAAGCAAGTCTTGAAAATTATCTTCCTGGAAACGATCGCGCACTCATCTCAACCCTGCAAGCACTTTGTAACTCTTGGAAGCAAGACTTACCAGAGAAAATCAATAATCCGCTAAATCATCGTTGGCTTTATTGGTGGGGGCCTGAGGGATCTGGGCGCACACATTTACTTCAAGCGATTGCTAACGCAGCAGAATTAGCTGGCCTTCACTCGTTTGCCTTATCACCTAATGAACCTATCACTTGGGTGCGACTCGAAGAGAAAATTTTAGCTTTAGCGCAAAACGATGAGGCCTCCATCATCACCGTCGATGATGTGAATTATTTAGATGACAGGCTGGTTGGCGCTCTTTTTCGTATTTTGAATTCAGTTCAAGCCAGCAAGAATATTCATATCTTTATGGCTGGCAATGCTGCGCCGGCTAACCTGGTACTACGCGAAGATTTACGAACACGCCTCGGGTGGGGACTAGTCTTTCAGACTCGGCTCTTGAGTGATGATGAGAAAATACAAGCTTTAGAGCAAGCAGCCAAAGACCGTGGCTTGGTGCTATCACCGGAAGTAGTGCCATGGTTACTAAATCGCTTTTATCGTGACATGCCTAACTTGATGGCATTAATCGATGCTTTGGATGCTTACTCTTTGGAAACTAAACGTGCTGTAACCTTACCGCTGGTGCGCGAGCTCCTGCAACCCAAATAA
- the panB gene encoding 3-methyl-2-oxobutanoate hydroxymethyltransferase, which yields MGYLQGDKPITITKLLAMHAEGEKISMLTAYDSTMSALLNRCGVETILIGDSLGNVIQGHTSTTPVTVEQVAYHTECVARANSHAFVIADLPFASYGDPVQALDSAATLMRAGADMVKLEGGDWQIEIIQYLVERSVPVCAHLGLLPQSVHVLGGYKVQGKSKDAASLMLEQAIACEQAGAQMIVLEAIPSSLGKKITEALSIPTIGIGAGPDCSGQVLVLQDMLGISPGKPPKFVKNFMEGHHSIEAAVKAYVREVKSGKFPGAEHGFAG from the coding sequence ATGGGTTACTTACAGGGCGACAAGCCAATCACAATTACTAAGCTCCTCGCAATGCATGCCGAGGGTGAGAAGATTTCAATGCTGACAGCATATGACTCCACAATGTCAGCGCTACTCAATCGCTGTGGTGTCGAAACCATTTTGATTGGCGACTCTCTTGGTAACGTGATTCAGGGTCACACTAGCACTACCCCAGTGACAGTCGAGCAAGTTGCTTACCACACCGAATGTGTAGCGCGTGCCAACAGTCATGCGTTTGTTATTGCTGATTTGCCATTTGCTAGCTATGGTGATCCAGTACAAGCTTTGGATTCTGCTGCGACCTTAATGCGTGCTGGTGCAGATATGGTCAAACTAGAAGGTGGTGATTGGCAAATTGAGATCATTCAATACTTAGTTGAGCGTAGTGTGCCTGTGTGTGCACACCTTGGTCTGCTGCCACAGTCGGTTCATGTTTTAGGTGGCTATAAAGTTCAAGGAAAATCCAAAGACGCGGCAAGCTTGATGCTTGAGCAAGCGATTGCATGCGAACAAGCGGGTGCTCAAATGATTGTGCTCGAAGCCATTCCTTCATCGCTTGGTAAAAAGATTACTGAAGCTTTATCCATTCCAACCATTGGTATTGGCGCTGGCCCCGATTGCTCTGGTCAAGTATTGGTACTACAAGATATGTTGGGCATTAGCCCTGGTAAGCCTCCCAAGTTCGTAAAGAACTTTATGGAAGGTCACCATTCGATTGAAGCGGCCGTGAAGGCCTACGTCCGCGAAGTGAAGTCCGGGAAATTTCCCGGAGCGGAACATGGTTTTGCAGGTTAG
- a CDS encoding HAD family hydrolase, whose product MTNLALFDLDHTLLPCDSDYEWGQFLARIGVVDSEYYARQNERFYQDYKDGKLDIHEFLRFALKPLSEHSRAQLKEWHDQFMHEVINGQLRQKAIDLVKQHQDAGDLCCVVTATNSFVTRPIVERFGIEHLIATEPATHGDNPLADFTGEVKGSPNFREGKILNVHSWLAQQQLALAQLPRSYFYSDSINDLPLLEQVSHPVVTNPDDRLRKEAQSRNWPILELFA is encoded by the coding sequence GTGACAAACTTAGCCCTTTTTGATTTAGATCACACTTTACTTCCCTGCGATAGCGATTATGAATGGGGGCAGTTTCTGGCACGTATTGGTGTGGTTGATAGCGAATACTATGCGCGACAAAATGAACGCTTTTACCAAGATTACAAAGATGGCAAGCTCGACATTCATGAATTTTTGCGCTTTGCTCTAAAGCCGCTTTCCGAGCACTCGCGCGCACAACTGAAAGAATGGCATGATCAATTCATGCATGAGGTGATTAATGGCCAGCTGCGTCAAAAAGCCATTGATTTAGTCAAACAACATCAAGATGCTGGCGATCTTTGTTGCGTTGTCACGGCTACCAATAGCTTTGTTACACGCCCAATTGTTGAGCGCTTTGGTATTGAGCATTTGATTGCTACTGAACCAGCAACTCATGGCGATAACCCGCTAGCCGACTTCACGGGCGAAGTCAAAGGCAGTCCAAATTTTCGTGAAGGCAAAATTTTGAATGTGCATAGTTGGCTTGCGCAACAACAACTCGCACTTGCTCAATTACCACGCAGCTATTTTTATTCCGATTCCATCAATGACTTGCCATTGCTTGAACAAGTTAGCCATCCCGTTGTAACCAATCCCGATGATCGTCTGCGCAAGGAAGCACAATCACGCAATTGGCCCATTCTTGAGTTGTTTGCATGA
- the purM gene encoding phosphoribosylformylglycinamidine cyclo-ligase — protein MTSSTNSASKGLSYRDAGVDIDAGDDLVDRIKPLAKKTMREGVLAGIGGFGALFEVPKRYKEPVLVSGTDGVGTKLRLAFEWNRHGTIGQDLVAMSVNDILVQGAEPLFFLDYFACGKLSVETAATVVGGIAKGCELSGCALIGGETAEMPGMYPPGEYDLAGFAVGAVEKSKIITGNTIVPGDVVLAIGSSGAHSNGYSLVRKIIERAGAKPSDDLGGRSLGDVVMAPTEIYVKPLLKLISEIDVKGMAHITGGGLVDNVPRVLPENTQAVLHRDSWQLPELFRWLQMKGGVADTEMVRVFNCGIGMVVIVSPAQADAAIKSLTAQGLKAWVVGEVVERPKDAPQTIVI, from the coding sequence ATGACTTCTTCTACTAATTCTGCTTCAAAAGGCCTTTCTTACCGCGATGCGGGCGTTGATATTGATGCTGGGGATGATTTAGTCGATCGCATTAAGCCCTTGGCCAAGAAAACCATGCGAGAGGGTGTTTTGGCTGGTATTGGCGGCTTTGGCGCTCTTTTTGAAGTACCAAAGCGCTATAAAGAGCCAGTTTTGGTATCAGGTACTGATGGAGTGGGCACAAAGCTTCGCTTGGCTTTTGAGTGGAATCGTCACGGCACCATTGGTCAGGATTTGGTGGCCATGAGCGTGAATGACATTTTGGTCCAGGGTGCTGAGCCATTATTTTTCTTGGATTATTTTGCTTGCGGCAAGCTGTCTGTGGAGACTGCTGCAACAGTAGTGGGTGGTATTGCTAAGGGTTGTGAATTATCAGGTTGTGCATTGATCGGCGGTGAAACTGCAGAGATGCCTGGAATGTATCCTCCAGGTGAATATGACTTAGCAGGTTTTGCTGTCGGTGCAGTTGAGAAATCCAAAATTATTACGGGCAACACGATTGTCCCTGGAGATGTCGTGTTGGCAATTGGATCTAGCGGCGCACATTCCAATGGTTACTCATTAGTTCGAAAAATTATTGAACGCGCGGGCGCAAAACCAAGCGATGATTTGGGTGGTCGCTCATTAGGTGACGTGGTTATGGCTCCAACAGAAATTTATGTGAAGCCCCTCCTGAAGTTGATTTCTGAAATCGATGTGAAGGGTATGGCTCACATTACTGGTGGTGGTTTGGTGGATAACGTACCACGCGTATTGCCTGAGAATACTCAAGCCGTCTTGCATCGCGATAGCTGGCAGTTGCCTGAACTCTTTCGTTGGTTGCAGATGAAGGGTGGGGTTGCCGATACAGAAATGGTGCGAGTGTTTAACTGCGGTATTGGCATGGTGGTAATTGTGTCGCCAGCTCAGGCTGATGCAGCGATCAAATCACTTACTGCACA